A single region of the Candidatus Gracilibacteria bacterium genome encodes:
- a CDS encoding type II toxin-antitoxin system YafQ family toxin → MKILFHKTFDKRYRKLNLKLKQKVDATLLIFMTNPFDPVLKNHPLKGSLQGKKSFSVTSDVRVIFEEHEKYTVVLMLDVGTHNQVYGEN, encoded by the coding sequence ATGAAAATTTTATTTCACAAAACATTTGATAAACGTTACCGCAAACTTAATCTTAAGCTGAAGCAAAAAGTGGATGCGACTCTTTTAATATTCATGACCAATCCTTTTGATCCCGTCCTCAAAAACCATCCGCTCAAAGGCTCCCTGCAAGGCAAAAAATCTTTTTCAGTGACGAGTGATGTCCGAGTTATTTTTGAAGAACATGAAAAATACACGGTAGTGCTGATGTTGGATGTCGGCACACATAATCAGGTCTATGGAGAAAATTAA
- a CDS encoding type II toxin-antitoxin system RelB/DinJ family antitoxin — translation MSNIHVRIKDNTKKAAIKVLDEMGIDMSTAITMYLHQIVITQAIPFRLITENGLTLQEEQEILIASDEAKRGINVRGPFKTKKALRAHLDSMKGKFYFTKHLINVTANLILSGSKKWMRLF, via the coding sequence ATGTCCAATATTCACGTACGCATCAAAGACAACACTAAAAAAGCTGCGATAAAAGTGCTGGATGAAATGGGAATTGATATGAGCACCGCCATCACAATGTATTTGCATCAAATTGTAATCACTCAAGCCATCCCTTTTCGTTTAATAACTGAAAATGGCTTAACGCTTCAAGAGGAACAAGAAATTTTAATAGCTTCCGATGAGGCCAAAAGAGGCATAAACGTGAGGGGTCCGTTTAAAACAAAAAAAGCATTAAGAGCGCATCTTGATTCCATGAAATGAAAATTTTATTTCACAAAACATTTGATAAACGTTACCGCAAACTTAATCTTAAGCTGAAGCAAAAAGTGGATGCGACTCTTTTAA